The genomic DNA CCCTTCGGGGGCAACTGTTATCAATAGTTTACTTTGGATACTTTTGTCGATTTCAAACTCAGGATGATCGTTAAGATATTCCCAAACCGCTGTCTTTGGACTATTCCCAACGCCCCATGGTCGATCAGGAAACATATTTTCAGGCATGTCTTCGATAATAGTATCAAAAACCACACAATAACTACCCGGAGTTACCAAGGGAGCATAGGCATTCAGTTCCGCCAGAACATGATCATGAGTGTGCATGGAATCCAAGCAGACCAGAACGCACTCATAGCCTGCCGCCACTCTTAACACCTGATCGATTACTTCCGGCTCAATAGAAGACCCCTCAATCATCTGTATACGCGAAGCCATCGGGTGCAGCTCAATGGCTTCGCGGTTGTGGGATCGGATGTCGATATCAATGCCTAAGACCTTGCGCCGCGACTGCCTAGGGTCCAAGGTAGTTTCTGACTCGATCGCCTCACACATGTCGAGTAACGCCAGCATAGAGGCGTTCATGATCAGCGAGCCCCCGTGGGCAATGCCGGTTTCAATTATTAGATCAGGCTTAGTTTGCCATATCAACTCCTGCATCGCCACCATGTCTTGGGGGTACTGAATTATAGGGCGCCCCATGTGTTCAAAGTTGTATGGATACTTGTAAACAAAAGAGTAGTTTATAAAATTTTTGCTCGCATCTTTCAGATTATTATCCGCAGCCTGACTGTTGATAAAATGCGCACATTCACGTTTAAAGCTATCGTAGCAACTCATATATTTTTTCCACTTTAATATGTTAGAAGTCCATCGCAAAGACTTACATTTTGAGTCCAACCAAGTGCACGCAATTTCTGATTATCTCCAACAAGAAACGGAGGATCATCTTTTCTTATCGATTCATATTTTAATATTTTATCTGCATTATTCCCACAAATGCTTGCAATTTCTCGAACAATACTTTCGATTAAGACTGCTTTGCCTGAGCAAATATTTATAATCTCATCGATTTTATTCGTAGCGCAAAGATAAATAGCATCGACGGTATCCGAAATATGTAAAAAATCTCTATATGCACAACTGTTAACACCGAATGGAGCCTCTTCTGTACGAAAAAATCTAAACAAAGAAGGCACTAATCGAGCTTGTGCCTCATCAACTCCATAAGGATAGAATATTCTCGCCCATGTCAATGTCCCTTTATACTGATTTTTAATCAACTCGATAACTCGACGAGTTGCACATTTAGATTCTCCATACAATGTTTTTGGACCTTCTGGAGTCACATTTTCCACGCAATATCCATAACGCCAATCGTATTCTGCACAAGTCCCTGTGACCAAAGCATGCTCACCACCATTTTTATAAAAGGCATCTAGCAAATAGAATGTAGCTCGAATCCACTCAATATTGAGTGCTGAATCCCAATACTTACCATGGTCTGCATACCATGCTAAATGAATTAAATGAGTGGGCTTAATTTTACCCATAATTTCGACAAAATTCTGGGTGTTAAGCAAATCGACTCGAATTCCGTTTTCTTCCACAAAATTTCGCCCCAACACCACAAAATCAACACCCTTAGACTTAAGCAACATCGTCAAATGTCTACCTATAAACCCCGTAGCACCTGTGACTAATACTTTCATTACAACTTCTTAACCTATTGCTAAACTTTAAAGACGCCCACATACGTATTTAAAAAGCGCTTAAATCTCCATAGCCTTCAGCTGCCTGATCGCTTCATAAGATTACTAGCGCAGGCAATGCAGTTACGAATTGCGCACCACGCTCTTTAAGTGCTGAATTTTGCTTTTGAACTTCTTCGACGATATTCCACGGCAAAATCAACACAAAATCGGGTTGCGCGGCGACCATTGCTTCAGGATCTAAAATAGGAATATGGCTTCCAGGCATAAATTTTCCCTGTTTGGACTCTGCTGCATCACATACGAACGGCAGCAAATCAGGTTTTACCCCTGCGTAGTTCAACAACGTATTCCCTTTAGCGGCTGCGCCGTAACCGACAACTTTTTTTCCCGCACACTTTTGATTGATAAGAAAAGTAAGTATATCATCCTTAATCTTATTGGCACGGGATTGAAAATCCAGATATGATTCCAGACGCTGAAGACCATGACTTGCCTCATCGTGCAACAGGGCTGCCACCGAAGGCTGGCTTATTCGGCTATCGTCAGCATGACAACCATACACACGTAGACTACCGCCGTGTGTTGACAGCTCTTCAACATTCCAAACTCGCAAACCCACTGACTCAAAAATCCGGCTGACGGTGTAAAGCGAAAGGTAAGAAAAATGTTCATGGTAAACCGTATCAAACAGGGTGTGCTCAACCAGACGCATCAAATGAGGGAATTCAAGGGTGATTATTCCGCAGGGTTTAAGCACTGTTTTCAGACCACGCACAAAATCATTGATGTCCGGCACGTGCGCCAAAACATTATTGCCAACAACGAGATCCGCCTTCTTCCCTTCGGCACTCAATCGCTGACCAAGCGCTTCGCCAAAAAACTCCCGTAGGACAGGTATGCCAAACTTCTCAGCTGCCGCCGCAGTACTCTCAGTCGGCTCTATCCCCAGACAAGGAACACCGGCGGCAACAAAATTCCTGAGCAAATAACCATCATTCGACGCCACCTCGACCACGAAGCTGGACGAATCCAAGCCAAGCATCTCCCGCATGGTTGCGGCATAGCGGGCCGCGTGGCCCAACCAACTGCTCGAAGTACTGGAAAAATACGCATAGTCTGGACAAAAGAGATCTCCGGCCTTGGCGTAATCTTCGGTTTGCACCAGCCAACACTGGTCACAAACCTTGACTTTGAGCGGGTAGTAAACTTCCGGACGGCTCAAATCCTCGACGGTGAGATACGCATTGGAGGGCGGAGCAAATCCAAGATCAAGAAAGGTGTGCTGGAGCGGAGCCCCGCAATGGCGACAATTCATACAAAAATACCCGTAAAAGAGTCTGTTAGTAAATTATGAGCGGAATCTCGCTCAGATATCAATGC from Desulfomicrobium macestii includes the following:
- a CDS encoding class I SAM-dependent methyltransferase; translation: MNCRHCGAPLQHTFLDLGFAPPSNAYLTVEDLSRPEVYYPLKVKVCDQCWLVQTEDYAKAGDLFCPDYAYFSSTSSSWLGHAARYAATMREMLGLDSSSFVVEVASNDGYLLRNFVAAGVPCLGIEPTESTAAAAEKFGIPVLREFFGEALGQRLSAEGKKADLVVGNNVLAHVPDINDFVRGLKTVLKPCGIITLEFPHLMRLVEHTLFDTVYHEHFSYLSLYTVSRIFESVGLRVWNVEELSTHGGSLRVYGCHADDSRISQPSVAALLHDEASHGLQRLESYLDFQSRANKIKDDILTFLINQKCAGKKVVGYGAAAKGNTLLNYAGVKPDLLPFVCDAAESKQGKFMPGSHIPILDPEAMVAAQPDFVLILPWNIVEEVQKQNSALKERGAQFVTALPALVIL
- a CDS encoding cephalosporin hydroxylase family protein, with protein sequence MSCYDSFKRECAHFINSQAADNNLKDASKNFINYSFVYKYPYNFEHMGRPIIQYPQDMVAMQELIWQTKPDLIIETGIAHGGSLIMNASMLALLDMCEAIESETTLDPRQSRRKVLGIDIDIRSHNREAIELHPMASRIQMIEGSSIEPEVIDQVLRVAAGYECVLVCLDSMHTHDHVLAELNAYAPLVTPGSYCVVFDTIIEDMPENMFPDRPWGVGNSPKTAVWEYLNDHPEFEIDKSIQSKLLITVAPEGFLKRTK
- a CDS encoding NAD-dependent epimerase/dehydratase family protein codes for the protein MKVLVTGATGFIGRHLTMLLKSKGVDFVVLGRNFVEENGIRVDLLNTQNFVEIMGKIKPTHLIHLAWYADHGKYWDSALNIEWIRATFYLLDAFYKNGGEHALVTGTCAEYDWRYGYCVENVTPEGPKTLYGESKCATRRVIELIKNQYKGTLTWARIFYPYGVDEAQARLVPSLFRFFRTEEAPFGVNSCAYRDFLHISDTVDAIYLCATNKIDEIINICSGKAVLIESIVREIASICGNNADKILKYESIRKDDPPFLVGDNQKLRALGWTQNVSLCDGLLTY